From the Actinomadura luzonensis genome, the window CCGCTACCGGCTGCGCCGCGACCGCGCGGCCGTGGACGCCGAGATGGTCGCCTCCGTCACCCCCGAGGACCACCGCCGCATCTTCGCCGCCGCCGTCGCGACCCTGCTCGCCGAGTTCCACGCCTACCTCGACCGCGACGGCGCCGACCCGGTCGCCGACCTCGTCGGCTACCGCCAGCACGCCCTCTGGCTGAACCCGGCCGAGCTGTCCGACCTCATCGAACGCCTCCGCGCCGCGATCATCCCCCACCTCACCCACGACCCGGCCCCCGACCGCACCCGCTACCTCCTCAGCCCCATCCTCTTCCCCATCGAGGAACGCCGGCCCTGACCCCGTCCCCACCCGAGGGACGCCGGCCGCCGAGAACCTGTCCACGGGGTGCGGGAGACAACAGGGTGACCGACCAACCCCTAAGGAGGGCCGTTGACCCTCGAGACGGCCGAGATCGACGACGCCGAGCTGATCAGGCGATCCGTCGGCGACCCGGAACAGTTCGCCGCCCTGTTCGACGCGTACGACCTGGCGGTCCCGCTGGCCCGCCCCAGGCTGTACGGCATCGCCACCACGCTCGTCGCCCGGCACCGGCGGCAGGAGGAGCGCCTGCTCCGCGCGCTGGCCCGGACCGGCGTGGACCCCCTGCCCGAGCCCATCGCCGACACCGTGGTGCGGCGGGTCGCCGCGCAGGACAAGGAGCGCGAGCTGGCCCGGGCGCTGGCGTCGCTGTCGCGCGACGACCGCGACGTGCTCCTGCTGGTGGCGTGGGAGGGCCGCGACCGCCTCCTGGCGGCCGCCCGCGCCCTCGACGCGCACCAGGAGCCCTCGCGGCACCACAAACCGCACCTCGGGCGGCACCTCGGGCGGCGGCTGGCGCTCGCGAGCGCGCTGGCCGTCGCGATCGGCGCCGGCGTGATCGTGGCGAACGACCGGCCGCACGCGATGCCGGTCGCGAACGTACGGGAGCTCGGCGAACGCGCCGCCCGAGCCGCCTACGACCACGACTACGACGACCGCGGACAGGCGCCGAACCCCGGCCAGTGGCTGTACGTCAAGCAACTCCAGGCCCCTCAGTCCGCGGACGGCGGCTACGGCGTGGACCTGTCCAGGCGCGAGATCGGGGAGGAGTGGAACAGCGTGGACGGCCTCCAGACCGCGGCCCTGTTCCCCAACGGCAAGCTCCTGGTACAGGGCAACCACCCAGGACTGAGCGCGGCCGAGCTGGCCCGCCGGCCGGTCACTCCGGAAGGACTGCTCGCGAAGATCCGCCAGAAGCTGGCGGACATGCACATCTCGTGGACGGGAACCGATGCGCCGCCCTCGATGGATGAGCGGCTCTTCCAGGCCGTCTACCAGATCATGGGCACCCAGGCGCTGCCCCCGGAGGTGCGGGCGGCACTGTTCCGCGGCCTCGCCACCATCCCCGGGGTGAGCGTCAACCAGAACGCCGTGGACGCCGACGGCCGGCAGGGCGTCGCGTTCAGCTACAGCGACGGATGGACCCGCTACGACCTCATCCTGGACCCGGTGGACTTCCGCTTCCTCGGCACGTACGGGGTGACCGTCCGGGACCGCACCGTCGACCACACCGACAGCCCCAGCCAGTTCGTCAAGGCCGGCACACCCCTCACCCTCACCGCCCTGCTGGACACCAAGGTGGTGGACGCCCCAGGCCGGAAATGACCTGCCGACGGGGCCGGCGGCTCAGTCTCCGGCGACCGCGACGAACCCCGTCCCCGCCCGGTAGTTCGGCGACTGGTGCCGGAAGTAGGTGTTGTACACCTCGCAATACCTCCCGCCCCGCTCCAGCAGCGTCGCGTGGTCGCCTTCCTCCACGATCCGCCCGTGGTCGAGCACGATGATGCGGTCGACGTGCTCGATCGTGGACAGCCGGTGCGCGATGACGATCGACGTGCGCCCGGCCAGCACGGTGTCGAGGCCCTCCTGGATCTGCGCCTCGGTCAGCGGGTCGACGCTGGCGGTGGCCTCGTCCAGGACGACGATCGCCGGGTCCTGGACGAGCAGCCGGGCGAGCGCGACGAGCTGCCGCTGCCCCATGGACAGCGCCCGCCCGTGCTCGCCGACGTCGGTGCTCAGGCCGTTCGGCAGGGCGTCGATCCAGTCGCCGCCGCCCACCGCCTCGGCGGCGCGCCGCACCTCCTCGTCGTCCGCCTCGGGACGCGGGTAGCGGATGTTGTCGGCCACCGTGCCGCTGAACAGGAACGGGGCCTGCGGCACCGCCCCGATCTGCCGCCGGTAGGCGCCCAGCTCCAGGGTGCGGATGTCGTGCCCGTCGATGAACAGGCCGCCGTCCTGGAACTCGTAGAAGCGGGTGATCAGCTTGCTGAGCGTCGACTTACCCGCCCCGGTGTGGCCGACGAGCGCGACCGTCTCCCCGGCCGCGATGGTCAGGTCAAAATCGCGCAGCACGGGGCTGGCCGGGTCGTAGCCGAACGTGACGCCGCGGAACTCGATGCGTCCGGCCAGCCTGCCGACCTGCCGCGCGTCGGTCTGCACCACCCGGGGCGGCGCGTCGATCAGCGCGAAGACCCGCTCGCTGGCCGACAGCCCCTGCTGGAACTGCGACCAGAACGCCGCGATCGACGTCAGCGGGAACCAGAACAGCGACACGCTCTGCAGGAACAGGTACCAGTCGCCGGCCGTCAGCCCGCCCGCCACCACCCGCGCCCCGCCGAGCTGCACGAGCGCCACCGTGGCGAGGCCCGCCACCGTGAACAGCACGGGGAAGATCGTGGAGAAGACGAACCCCTGCCGCAGCGTCACCTGGTAGCTCTGCCGGTTGATGGGCCGGAACTCGTCGTAGACCTGCCGCTCCTGCCGGAAGTTCTTGGCCACGGCGATGCCGCCCATGGTCTCCTGCAGGTTGGCGTTGACCCGGCTCAGCGAGCGCTGCGCGCGCCGGGTGCTGACTCTGGCCAGCCGCCGGAACAGCAGCGCCAGCCCGACCACGACCGGCACCACGAGCAGCGTCATCAGCGCGAGCTGCGCGCTGCGCGCGAACAGCAGCGCCGTGACGAAGCCGACCATCAGTACCTGGCTGATCAGGTCCATCGTCAGCGTGGAGACGGTGGCGAAGTCGTCGGTGTCGGAGGTGACGCGGCTGACGATGCGGCCGGAGGGCGTCTCGTCGTAGAACGACAGGTCGCGCTCCAGCACCGCGTCGAAGGCGTCCTCGCGCAGCCGCAGCACGACGTCGCCGGTGACCTGCGCGCTGTGTTTCTGGCGCAGGTAGTTGAAGACCCACGACAGCGCGCCGGTGACCAGGATCGCGGCGGCGAGCAGCCAGCCGACCTCGCCGATGGTGCCGGCCGCGATGGCGTCGACGGCGAGGCTGCCGATCGCCGGGACGGCCGCCTGGCTCGCCGACAGCAGCACGATCATCGTGGCGACCAGCACCATCGCGCCCAGCTTCGGCCGGAAGTAGGACAGGATGCGGCGCAGCAGGTCGCGGTCGTTGTAGGTGCGGTCGTAGTCCTCGGCGTCGAGGCCGTCCATCAGGAAGCCCATCAGAGCGCCCCTCCCTGCTCGCCCGCCAGCACGGCGGGACCGTCCTCCTGCGTGTCGACCTCGTCGTAGTGGGAGAACACCCGCCGGTAGAGCCGGCTGCGCGCGATCAGCTCGTCGTGCGTGCCGAAGTCGACGACCTGCCCGCGCCGCAGCAGCAGCACCTTGTCGGCCCAGCGGATCTGCGAGAGCCGGTGCGTGATCAGCAACGTCGTGCGCCCCTCCAGGATGCGCCCGATGGCCTGCTGGATCTTGTCCTCGGTGGCCGAGTCGATGGCGCTGGTGGAGTCGTCGAGGACGAGGATCGCCGGGTCGGTGAGCAGCGCCCGCGCGATGGCCAGCCGCTGCCGCTGCCCGCCGGAGAGCGTGACGCCGCGCTCGCCGATCACGGTGTCGTAGCCGTCGTCCAGCTCCGCGATGAACTCGGCGGCCTGCGCGTCCTCGGCGGCCTGCGCCACCGCCTCCTGGTCGGCGCGCTGGCCCAGGCTGAACGCGATGTTCTCCCTGACCGGCCGGGAGAACAGCACGATGTCCTGCTCGATGGTGGAGATCTGGGAGCGCAGCGAGTCGAGGTCCCACTCGCGCACGTCGACGCCGTCGACCAGGACGCGCCCGGCGGTGACGTCGTAGATGCGCGGCACGAGCTTGGTGAGCGTGCTCTTGCCCGACCCGGTCTCGCCGACGATCGCGACCGTCTCGCCCGGCCGCACGGTGAACGACACGCCGCGCAGCGCCGGCTCGCCGCCGCCCTCGTCGTAGCCGAAGCTGACGTCCTCGAAGACGATCTCGCCGCTGATGGGCGCGGCGTGCCCGGCGGCGCGCTGCTCGATCTCGCTGTCGGCGGTCATGATGTCGAGGATGCGGCGCGCGGAGACGACGCCGATCTGCATGAGCGAGAACGTGAAGATCGACATCTGGGTGGGGAACCCGAGCATGCCCATGAGCCCCATGAACGCGACCAGCTCGCCCACGCTGATCGCGCCGGCGCCGTGGAGGGCGAGGGCGTGCCAGAGCGCGCCCGCCATCGCGGCCGAGAACAGCAGGGTCGGCAGGTAGCGGGCCTGCACCAGCCCGTTGCGCACGAACGAGTCGCGGTAGCGCCGCGCGTTGGCCCGGAACCGCAGCCGTTCCTGCCCCTCCTGCGCGGTCACCTTGATCACCTCGATGCCGCGCACGGCCTGGCTGAGCCCGGCGTTGAGCTCGCCGAACTCCTCCCGCATGCGCGTCGCCACCGGGTTGAGCCGGCGCATGTAGTGCCGCAGCGCGAGCGCGAACACCACCGCGAACACCCCGGGCACCAGCAGCAGCCGCGGGTCGATGGCCGCGATGAAGAACAGCGGGACGACGCCGGTCAGCCCCGAGTCGACGATGAGGTCGGCCCCCGGCGTGATCATGATGGAGAGCTGGCGGATGTCGTTGGCGGCGCGGGCCATGAGGTCGCCGACCCGCTGCCGGTTGTGGAAGGTCTGGCTCTTGCCGAGCAGGCTCACGTACAGCTCGTCGCGCGCGTCGCGTTCGAGCCGCTTGGCCAGCACCTCGCTGGACAGCCGCGCCACCAGGTCGAACACGCCGCGCGCGAGCACGACCGCGAGCAGCGCGAGCGCGATCAGCCCGAGCGCGTCCAGCGGCGCGCCCCGGTGCCCGAGCACGGCGTCGAAGGCGTCGCCGGTGAACTGCGGCACCATGGCGTTGAGCGTGGTCATCACGACCGACCCGCCGAGGAACCCGACGAGCTGGAACGGATGCCGCCGCAGGTGCGACCAGAGCCACCGCACCGGCCCGCGCCGGTCGTGCCGCGGCCCGGACACGGAGAACTCCGCGTTGCTGTGTGTCACTGGCACCGCCCCCGACCGCGGCTCGTTGGACTTCGAACCTGCTTTCTATCAGGGGCGGCCGACAGTTTCCCAACGGGTTTTACCCGTCCCAGAAGTCCAGGTCTTGTCACTTTGGGTATCAATAAGGGATACGAAGCGTAACCTCCCTCGCCCGAAGGATCCGCCCTTGCCCCACCACGCACCGACCGTCCCCCGCCTCGTCGTGCGCTACCTGACGCACCACGACTGCGGGCTCTACGTCTGCCCGCTCCCCCTGGCCGAGCGCCGCACCGGCGTCACCCATCTGGTGGTCGGCCCGCCCCGCGACCAGGACCTCGTCCAGATGTGGGACGACGTCCGCGTTCTGCGGGCCGACGGGATCCGCGTCCTCGCCCAGCTCGACGAGCCCCTCGCCCGGGACTACCCGGCCCTGCGCCGCTACCTCCTGCGGCACCGCTTCGACGGCGCCGACCTCTGCCTCCCCCGCCCCGCCGCCCTGGCCGGCCGCCTGCGTGCCGACCTCGGCCCCGGCTTCCTCCTCACGGTGACGGCCCCCGCCACCGCCCTGGCCGGCGGCGACCCCGACCTCGACGCGCTGTGCGCGGACCGCCGTACGGACATCGCCTGGTTCACCGCCCTGCTGTTCGACGACCACGGCACCCCGGCCGACTACGAGGCCGTCGTCGCCCGCGGCCTCGTCCCCGCCGCGCGGCTGGTCGCGGCCTTCCCCACCAGCCCGGACAACGCCCGCGCCGGCTACGTCCCGCCGGACCGGCTCACCGCCATCGTCCGCGACCTGCTGCGCCGCCACCCCGACCTGGGCGGCGTGGACGGCTGGGAGTACTACAACGCCCTCCCCGGCGGCACGGACGCCCCCTGGCTCTGGGCCGAGCTCGTCCACGCCGCTCTGCACCCGTGAGGCGTACCCTGTCCCTCGTTCCTCCGCCCCTCGTGGGGACGGGCCCCTGTCACCACCTCGTGAAGGAGCCACCTATGTCGCACGGCGAACGCGAGCGAGCTCCAGGCGGGATCGACGTCACCAGGCCCAGCGTGTCCAGGGTCTACGACGCCCTGCTCGGCGGCACCGAGAACGCCGAGGCCGATCGCCGCATGCTGGCCCAGGTCCTGCTCGTCGCCCCCGACGCCCACGAGGCGGCCTGGACGAACCGCATGTTCCTGCGCCGCGTGGTGCGCTACCTGGCCGGGCAGTGCGGCGTCCGCCAGTTCCTCGACATCGGCTCCGGCCTGCCGACACAGGGCAACGTGCACGAGATCGCGCAGGCCACGGACCCGCGCTCCCGCGTCGTCTACGTGGACCACGACCCGCTCGTGCTGGTGCACGGGCAGGCGCTCCTGGCCTCCGACGCCAGCACCGTCGTGGTCGAGGCCGACCTCCGCCGGCCGGTCGAGATACTGACGCACCCGCAGGTCCGGCGGCTGATCGACTTCGACTGGCCGGTCGGGCTGCTGCTGTTCGGCATCCTGCACCACCTCACGGACGACGAGGACCCGGCGGGCATCGTCTCCGAGCTGGTGGAGGCCCTGCCCTCGGGCAGCTACGTCGCCGTCTCCCACTTCTTCGACCCGGGCCCGGCCGCCCCGGACGTGAGCAGGCAGGTGGCCACCGCCGAGCTGCTGTTCAACCGGCACCGATGGAGACCGCACCGGCCGGCGCTCTCCCCGCGCCTGGGCACCGCGCACGAGACATTGATCGGCGGCGTCGCGTGCAAATTATGATTGACGCCGGCCAGGAGAATGTCCACCATCGGTGAATGCGCCTGCCCCGCGTCAAACCCGAACACGCCCCGCACCGATTCGGCGACGGCACAATCCGGCTCGGCGGGGTCCTGTACGGAATCGCGTCGGAGATCACGGACGACGACGGCTGCGCGTGGGCCGTCCTCAATCTGATGGACGGCACCCGCTCCCCCGCGGAAATAGCGGAAACCCTGCATTCCGCTTTCTCCGCCGTCCTGACCCGTGCGGAGGCCGTGGAAATCGTCGACACGCTGATCGCCTCCGGTCACGTGGAAGAGGCCGCCCCGGGCCCGTGCGCGGAATTGAGCCCGCGCGAGAAGGACCGGTACAGCCGCAGCAAGGACTATTTCCGCTGGGTGGACCTCCATCCGCGCGACAGCGGCTGGGAGCCGCAGGTGCGGCTGAAACAGGCCAGGGTCCTGGTGCTGGGCCTGGGCGGCACCGGCAGCCACGCGGCCTGGTCGCTCGCCGCCTCGGGCGTGGGCCGGCTGCACCTGGTGGACCCCGACGTCGTGGAGCTGTCCAACCTCAACCGGCAGCTCCTCTACACCGAGGCGGACGTGGGCCGGAGCAAGGCCGACGTCGCTCTCGCCCGGCTGCGCGAGGTCAACTCCGACATCGAGATCACCGCCGCGAGCGCCACCGTGGACGGCCCGGCGGACCTGACCCGGCTGGTCCGCGGATTCGACGTCCTGGCGCTCTGCGCCGACCGTCCGCGCGAGCCGGACGGCATTCAGAGCTGGGCCAACGCGGTCTGCGCGAAAGCCGGAATTCCGTGGGTGAGCGGCGGTTACAACGGCCCGCTGGTCAGCGTCGGGGTATTCGGCCCGGGCGGTCCGTGTTTCGCCTGCGTCCGGGCCGGAATTCCGCCGCGGCCGGGGGCCGACTACGCCTGGCCCGGCGTGACGGGCGCGACGGCGGGGCTGTCCGGACAACTCGTCGCCTACGATGTCGTTTCATTGGTCACCGGGCTGGCGACCACGCCTCCCGGTTATTTTCACGGAGTGACGCTGCTCGACCCGGACGGGCATGTCTACGCCCGCCATCCGGCGCGCCCGGATTGCGAAATCTGCTCTTGATGAATGCGCCGTTGTTTCGTACCGTTCCCCTTGCCCGTTCCGAATTCGATCGGTAAGGAGTGTCATGAGCAACACCCCAATTCCGGAAAGCCGGCAGGAGCGGAAACCGCGTAAGAAGATCACCGTACGCCGGCTCGACAAGATCGAACCGACCGCGGTATCGCCCAGCCAGGGCGCCTCCAACTGATCCAGGTGCGGGCGGGGCTTCCCCTGCCCGCACCCCAAGGGGGCCTGATGAGTGATGTTCTGACCCGTCTGCGCACCGCGCCGGCCACCCGGATGGACGCGACCGCGTACGGAATGGACTTCGCCAGGGAGTTCGCGGCCGCGAGCGGCGTGATCTGGAAGCTCGAACGCGCCCAGCACTTCGACGAGGGCGACCTGCCCAGCTACCGGGCGATGCGCGACGGCGACTGGGGCCTGGCGATGGAGCTGGCCGAGCGCATGCGTCCCGCGTTCCGCGCCGACAACCCCGCGCGGCTCGACTTCCGGCGCGTCCGCGTCGTGGAGGAGCCGCTCACCGACTACGTCCGCTGGGAGCTGGCGTTGCTCGCGATGCGGGCCGAGGAGGGCGAGAACAACCGGGTGGTGCCGGCCGCGGCGGTGCGCCCGTACGAGTCGGCGGGCCCGGTGCCCGAGCTGGTCCTGTTCCGCCCGACCCTGCTCTACGAGGTGCTCTACGACGCCGCCGGCCGGCACGTCGGCGCCCGCCGGATCACCGACCCCGAGGCCGTCGAGCCCTGCCTGCCCGTGCTCGCCGGCCTGTTCGCGCGGGGCGAGAACCTGCGCTCCTACCAGGCCAGGGTGAGGACGATGTGACGGTCGCCTTCCACCGGCTCGCCTTCCGCCAGGACGGCGACGAGTGGATCGTCGGCCGGGTGGACTCGGGCGACTTCGTGGCCGTCCCCGAGGAAGGCGTCCTGGCCATCCGCCTGCTCCAGGACGGCCTGGACGTCGAGCAGGTCCGGGCCCGCCTGCTCCACGAGACCGGCGCCGACCTCGACGTGGCGGACTTCGTCGGCGACCTGGCGGAGGCGGGCCTGGTCGCCGGGATCGGCGGTCGCCCCGTCCCGAGCCCCCCGCCGCTCCGCCCCACCCTCCCCCGCCTCCGGCCCCGCCACCTGCGCTGGGCCCTGCATCCGGCGCTGCACCTGGCCCTGCTCGTGCCGATCGGGGCGGGAGCCGGCTGCCTCGCGCTCCGCCCCGAGATCTTCCCCGGCTGGCGGGCCGCCTTCTTCACCGGCCACGGCGCCGCCGTCCTGCTGACCTGGGCCGCGATCGCCTGGCTCACCACCGGCCTGCACGAGCTGGCGCACCTGGTCACCGCCCGCGCCGCCGGGGTGCCCGCGCGGATCACGCTCGGCACCCGCCTGCAGTTCCTGGTCGCCCAGACCGACGTGTCCGGGGTGTGGCCGGCGCCCCGGCGGGTCCGCGTCACCGTCTACCTGTCCGGCATCGCCGTGGACCTGGCACTCTGCGGCGCCGCCCTGACCTGGACGTTCTTCGCCGGCCCCGGCCCGGTCGCCACCTGGCTCACGCTCGTCCTGACGCTGCGGCTGGCCGCGCAACTGCTGGTGTTCACCCGTACGGACCTGTACTTCCTGCTCCAGGACGCGACCGGCTGCCGCGACCTGTACGGCGACGGCGCCGCCTACGTCCGCGACCTGCTGTCATTCCGGCGGCGGACCCGCCTCGCCACGCTGCCGCCCCGCGAACGCCGCGCCGTCCGCCTCTACGCGGCCGTCCAGGGAGCCGGGACGCTCGCCTGCCTGGCCTTCGCGGCGCTGGTGACGCTGCCGCTGGTGGTCACGCTGCTCGCCCGTTCGATCCAGAGCCTGCTCCACGCCGCGGACCCGGCGGCCGTGGCGGAGGCGATCGTCGTGCTCGCGCTGGTCCTCGTACCCGACGTGTTGTGGGCCCGCGCCTGGTGGGGCAGGCACGGGCCCCGCGTCCGGCGCTGGACGGCACTCGCCCGCGCCGCGCTGCCACGCCTCGCGCGGCCATTCCGGAGCGTCAGACGCTGATCTTCCCCGCGCCCGCGCCGTTGCTCACGACCGACTTGACGTTCGCCGCCGCGTCCATGGTGTACGAGTACGGGATCGTCTTGACGCTGCCGCCCGTCTGCCCGCTGCCCGAGTTGACGAGCTGGTTGTTGCGCGCCACGAGGCTGCCCGCCGGGGAGCTGCCCTCGCCCAGGTGGTACGGGTCGCCGGTGTTCTCGAAGTAGTTCCCCTCGACCAGCACGCCGGCCTCCATCGTCGAGGCGACGCCGTACGAGCCGATGTTGGAGTAGAGGTTGTTGTAGACGTGCACCGGGTTGCCGAAGCGCACCCGCGGGTGCCGCTGGTTGGTCCCGTTGAACCAGTTGTGGTGGTACGTCACCCGCAGGTGCCCGCGGTCCTCGCCGCCGTTGCTGTCGCTGTGGCCGAGCAGCATCGTCTTGTCGTGGTCGAAGAACTTGTTCCACGAGACGGTGACGTAGTCGCTGGCCCGCTTGATGTCGACCGCTCCGTCGTAGCCGTTGCTGAAGCTGTTGTGGTCGATCCACACCCGCGTCGAGTACTGGACGTTGATGCCGTCGTCGTTCCAGTTGCGGAAGGTCAGGTTCCGGATGATGACGTTGGAGGCGCTGGCGACGTTCAGCCCGCATCCGACGATCGTCGCGCCGGCGTTGCCGATGACGGACTTGTTCGAGCCGACCTTCAGCATGCCTGAGCAGTTGATGGTCCCGGAGACCCGGACCACGGGCGTCGCGGACGTCAGAGCGCTGGTGAGCGCGGCGGCCGTGCTCACGGTGGTCGAGGCCCCGCTGCCGCCCCCGGTCGTCCCGCCGCCCTGGCTGGCCCAGCCGACGGGCGCGCTCTCGGCCGCCGAGGCGGCGGGCGCGGACGCGGCCAGCCCCGCCGTCGTCATGATCGCGGCGGTGAGTCCTGTGACGAGCTTGCGCGTACGTGACATGATCTGTGCTCCTCCCGATCGTTCTCCTGATCGCCGTTCACATACATGGACACCGCCCATGAGAGCGGACGCCGAGGAGCATAGGAAAGCGCTTTCCCCTCGTCAATGCCCCCGCCCGCCCGTTTCATCCCGCCATGGCCGTCTTGCCAGGCCAGCCCCTAACAACTCACTTTTCGCCTGGTGAAACTTTCACGTCCACCGCCCGAACCCCTTTGTGACGCCGAAAACCGAACCCCACCGCGTCCTTTTACTGCTATGACCCGGAATCCGACATGCCATTTGCGGACGCCACCATGAAAGACGTCATGCGGCCCGCCTCACCTGGGTACTCTTCGCCTGGTCACCGCCCGCCGACCAGCTCCGAAGGACCCAGGATGGCGACACAGGAGCAAATCTCGGCCGCCCGCCGGCACATCGAGCAGCTGCGCGACCAGCACGGCGGCGACGTCCGCGGCCTGATCCACCTCATCGACGCGGGCGCGATCAAAGGCCCCGCCGCCGACCGCCTGCTCCGCGACGTCCAGAGCTGGGACCAGGCGTTCCGCGCCATGTTCGACCGCGCCCTGAGCCTCCTCGAAACCCTCCGCCCGGACGGCACCCGCTCATGAGCCCAGGACCGGCCACTCCCCTCAGCATCGACCCGGCGCTGATGACCCAGCTCATCGCGCTGATGAAGCGCCTCGCGCACACCGTCCCCGACGTCGGCGTCCAGGTCGACAAGGCCCTGAGCCCGCTCCACCTCGCCCTCCACGGCCCCGGCACGGCCCGCGACCTCGGCCACCGGATCGCCGCCAAGGTCCCCGACCTGCAACGCCGCCTCGACCTGATGCTCGCCGCCCAGAAGGTCGCCCTGAACACCTCCCGCTCCCTCTGGGCCGACGAGTCCAAGTGGCTCTCCACGACCCCGGAAGCCGGCGCCGCAACCGCGAAACGCCTGGCCACCGCCCTCCGCACCGCCATCAGAACCGGCACCCTCGACCCCCACCTCCTCACCGAGCTCCAGCACCACCAGGACGACCCGTACTTCGCCCTGGCCTTCGCCACCCAGTTCCCCCCGAGCGACCTGCGCCAA encodes:
- a CDS encoding ABC transporter ATP-binding protein, whose product is MTHSNAEFSVSGPRHDRRGPVRWLWSHLRRHPFQLVGFLGGSVVMTTLNAMVPQFTGDAFDAVLGHRGAPLDALGLIALALLAVVLARGVFDLVARLSSEVLAKRLERDARDELYVSLLGKSQTFHNRQRVGDLMARAANDIRQLSIMITPGADLIVDSGLTGVVPLFFIAAIDPRLLLVPGVFAVVFALALRHYMRRLNPVATRMREEFGELNAGLSQAVRGIEVIKVTAQEGQERLRFRANARRYRDSFVRNGLVQARYLPTLLFSAAMAGALWHALALHGAGAISVGELVAFMGLMGMLGFPTQMSIFTFSLMQIGVVSARRILDIMTADSEIEQRAAGHAAPISGEIVFEDVSFGYDEGGGEPALRGVSFTVRPGETVAIVGETGSGKSTLTKLVPRIYDVTAGRVLVDGVDVREWDLDSLRSQISTIEQDIVLFSRPVRENIAFSLGQRADQEAVAQAAEDAQAAEFIAELDDGYDTVIGERGVTLSGGQRQRLAIARALLTDPAILVLDDSTSAIDSATEDKIQQAIGRILEGRTTLLITHRLSQIRWADKVLLLRRGQVVDFGTHDELIARSRLYRRVFSHYDEVDTQEDGPAVLAGEQGGAL
- a CDS encoding ABC transporter ATP-binding protein, translating into MGFLMDGLDAEDYDRTYNDRDLLRRILSYFRPKLGAMVLVATMIVLLSASQAAVPAIGSLAVDAIAAGTIGEVGWLLAAAILVTGALSWVFNYLRQKHSAQVTGDVVLRLREDAFDAVLERDLSFYDETPSGRIVSRVTSDTDDFATVSTLTMDLISQVLMVGFVTALLFARSAQLALMTLLVVPVVVGLALLFRRLARVSTRRAQRSLSRVNANLQETMGGIAVAKNFRQERQVYDEFRPINRQSYQVTLRQGFVFSTIFPVLFTVAGLATVALVQLGGARVVAGGLTAGDWYLFLQSVSLFWFPLTSIAAFWSQFQQGLSASERVFALIDAPPRVVQTDARQVGRLAGRIEFRGVTFGYDPASPVLRDFDLTIAAGETVALVGHTGAGKSTLSKLITRFYEFQDGGLFIDGHDIRTLELGAYRRQIGAVPQAPFLFSGTVADNIRYPRPEADDEEVRRAAEAVGGGDWIDALPNGLSTDVGEHGRALSMGQRQLVALARLLVQDPAIVVLDEATASVDPLTEAQIQEGLDTVLAGRTSIVIAHRLSTIEHVDRIIVLDHGRIVEEGDHATLLERGGRYCEVYNTYFRHQSPNYRAGTGFVAVAGD
- a CDS encoding pectate lyase family protein, whose translation is MSRTRKLVTGLTAAIMTTAGLAASAPAASAAESAPVGWASQGGGTTGGGSGASTTVSTAAALTSALTSATPVVRVSGTINCSGMLKVGSNKSVIGNAGATIVGCGLNVASASNVIIRNLTFRNWNDDGINVQYSTRVWIDHNSFSNGYDGAVDIKRASDYVTVSWNKFFDHDKTMLLGHSDSNGGEDRGHLRVTYHHNWFNGTNQRHPRVRFGNPVHVYNNLYSNIGSYGVASTMEAGVLVEGNYFENTGDPYHLGEGSSPAGSLVARNNQLVNSGSGQTGGSVKTIPYSYTMDAAANVKSVVSNGAGAGKISV
- a CDS encoding HesA/MoeB/ThiF family protein, with the protein product MRLPRVKPEHAPHRFGDGTIRLGGVLYGIASEITDDDGCAWAVLNLMDGTRSPAEIAETLHSAFSAVLTRAEAVEIVDTLIASGHVEEAAPGPCAELSPREKDRYSRSKDYFRWVDLHPRDSGWEPQVRLKQARVLVLGLGGTGSHAAWSLAASGVGRLHLVDPDVVELSNLNRQLLYTEADVGRSKADVALARLREVNSDIEITAASATVDGPADLTRLVRGFDVLALCADRPREPDGIQSWANAVCAKAGIPWVSGGYNGPLVSVGVFGPGGPCFACVRAGIPPRPGADYAWPGVTGATAGLSGQLVAYDVVSLVTGLATTPPGYFHGVTLLDPDGHVYARHPARPDCEICS
- a CDS encoding CU044_5270 family protein, translated to MTLETAEIDDAELIRRSVGDPEQFAALFDAYDLAVPLARPRLYGIATTLVARHRRQEERLLRALARTGVDPLPEPIADTVVRRVAAQDKERELARALASLSRDDRDVLLLVAWEGRDRLLAAARALDAHQEPSRHHKPHLGRHLGRRLALASALAVAIGAGVIVANDRPHAMPVANVRELGERAARAAYDHDYDDRGQAPNPGQWLYVKQLQAPQSADGGYGVDLSRREIGEEWNSVDGLQTAALFPNGKLLVQGNHPGLSAAELARRPVTPEGLLAKIRQKLADMHISWTGTDAPPSMDERLFQAVYQIMGTQALPPEVRAALFRGLATIPGVSVNQNAVDADGRQGVAFSYSDGWTRYDLILDPVDFRFLGTYGVTVRDRTVDHTDSPSQFVKAGTPLTLTALLDTKVVDAPGRK
- a CDS encoding helix-turn-helix domain-containing protein encodes the protein MEALELFAHPVRMRIIHAMSGDRVFTTAALGDLLPDVSKATLYRHVGVLAEAGVLEVAGEERVRGAVERRYRLRRDRAAVDAEMVASVTPEDHRRIFAAAVATLLAEFHAYLDRDGADPVADLVGYRQHALWLNPAELSDLIERLRAAIIPHLTHDPAPDRTRYLLSPILFPIEERRP
- a CDS encoding SAM-dependent methyltransferase; this translates as MSHGERERAPGGIDVTRPSVSRVYDALLGGTENAEADRRMLAQVLLVAPDAHEAAWTNRMFLRRVVRYLAGQCGVRQFLDIGSGLPTQGNVHEIAQATDPRSRVVYVDHDPLVLVHGQALLASDASTVVVEADLRRPVEILTHPQVRRLIDFDWPVGLLLFGILHHLTDDEDPAGIVSELVEALPSGSYVAVSHFFDPGPAAPDVSRQVATAELLFNRHRWRPHRPALSPRLGTAHETLIGGVACKL
- a CDS encoding DUF6879 family protein, which codes for MSDVLTRLRTAPATRMDATAYGMDFAREFAAASGVIWKLERAQHFDEGDLPSYRAMRDGDWGLAMELAERMRPAFRADNPARLDFRRVRVVEEPLTDYVRWELALLAMRAEEGENNRVVPAAAVRPYESAGPVPELVLFRPTLLYEVLYDAAGRHVGARRITDPEAVEPCLPVLAGLFARGENLRSYQARVRTM